The window AGAGTGCGACCATTTCACAGCGGGTTGTTTTTTTTATAGGATCTAAAAAACCTGATGGCAGTGTTGATGAAACGGTGAGCGCAGAAGTGATCCTGACATCTTCCTGAAAGCGTTGTAAAGAATACTCATCAGGTTCATGGGTAGATGTCGTGATCTCTCCGACCTCAAGAAGCATGTTTAATTCAAGTTCTCTCATGGCCGATTCTTTGTTGGCAACACTGAGATTGACAGCCAGACAGGCACCGGTATTCATCAAAAGCATTGTTACGAACGGCATCATTTCAATCATTAAATTTGCTTTTTGAAATAAGAACAGACTGGTAAATGCAACAATTCCTGAGAGTAAAAACAGGAACAAAAGACCGCCTGCAAGGAGAGAATAGGTACTGCCCCGTATGCGTATCCTGAAAATGAGTATGCTCAGGAGTATTGATACACCCACGATGATGGATATAATGGTGTAAGACTGAGGTACCCGGATGAAATTTTCCGTCAACAGGTTGTAAAGGATGTTTGCATGCAGGAATATTCCGAATTTACGTTCAAAGGGTGTAACATGAATGTCCTGTTCCGCACCTGGTGAGGTAATACCAAAGAGAACAATTTTGTCTTTGAAGTGGTCGGCGGGGAGCCTGTTTTCATTTTGTAACGATACGTCTGAAAATGAGTATAAGGTGATAGGTTTCTCTTTTCCTATCTTATCCAGCCATTGAACGCTGTTTTGCTGGTATAAATTAATGTATTTTTCAAAATCTATATAATTAATCGGCAAACAACTATTTTTGTCAAGGGGTATCGTTAATTCACCTATTCTGAAATGATTTCCATGATATGACTGGATTTCAGGTTCAATCCCCTTTGATTCGAGAAATGCGGAAAGGGCGAAAGGGAGAAAACGTTTCCTGCCGTCTGCACTCGATATTTGAAGGGGTATCCTTCTTGCAACTCCGTCACTATCATAAAATACGTTTAAGTGGCCTGTTCTTTTTGTCGAGTCGGAGAGTAATTTTATATTTTCAATTATTTTTCCCTTGTAAATGCCATTTTCAGGCCTTGTTCTGAAAAGATTAACCGTTGGACTCCATATAGGGAAGATAGTCATATCAGCGTTAATGGCAGCTTCTGATAAAGCGGTATCGTTCTCTGGATTTTCACTATCCTGGAGGTCGAAAAACATATCAAAGGCAATAACACTGGCGCCGCCTTTTTTTAAATAGTCTACCAATTCTGCATAACGGCTTCTTGGCCAGGGCAGATGGCCGAACAGTTGCATATCTTCATCCGTAATGCCAATTACTGCTATTTTTGGCACATCGAGTCTCTTTTTGACGCTATTATTTCTGAGACGCCAGTCGTACAAGATTTTTTCCGGCTTATCAAAGATTCCGGTAAAGGATAACAAGGATATGATTGCCGTGACCGTTAACCCCCACAGGAAACCATGGAAGTTTTGTTTTATAAAAGGCTTAACATTAAGC is drawn from Candidatus Scalindua sp. and contains these coding sequences:
- a CDS encoding CHASE2 domain-containing protein translates to MLNVKPFIKQNFHGFLWGLTVTAIISLLSFTGIFDKPEKILYDWRLRNNSVKKRLDVPKIAVIGITDEDMQLFGHLPWPRSRYAELVDYLKKGGASVIAFDMFFDLQDSENPENDTALSEAAINADMTIFPIWSPTVNLFRTRPENGIYKGKIIENIKLLSDSTKRTGHLNVFYDSDGVARRIPLQISSADGRKRFLPFALSAFLESKGIEPEIQSYHGNHFRIGELTIPLDKNSCLPINYIDFEKYINLYQQNSVQWLDKIGKEKPITLYSFSDVSLQNENRLPADHFKDKIVLFGITSPGAEQDIHVTPFERKFGIFLHANILYNLLTENFIRVPQSYTIISIIVGVSILLSILIFRIRIRGSTYSLLAGGLLFLFLLSGIVAFTSLFLFQKANLMIEMMPFVTMLLMNTGACLAVNLSVANKESAMRELELNMLLEVGEITTSTHEPDEYSLQRFQEDVRITSALTVSSTLPSGFLDPIKKTTRCEMVALYTLDGDTQCFKHSTATALHGTREELDRIADVVNTWILSDEKPVWIDDLSIHPDLSLLQTAIRSVFCVPIFLRRQIIGTLFLCNKPTSAFSPLSKFTSEELRVLSSFTHQIAIAIENHQLNNSIHSIFLDYIKSISTALDARDSYTHGHSKRVAGYSVGIGRELGLTPGELEFIELSSTIHDIGKIGISGDILNKPGRLSAKEFEIIQSHPLKGSKILEPMSRLSVLMPGVRNHHERYDGKGYPDGLKGDDIHLIARIISIADAYDAMTSDRVYRKGLSMEIACQEIERGAGTQFDPKLAAIFLTSINQCPENRIIEPHDKSETAIPIKV